The Erigeron canadensis isolate Cc75 chromosome 4, C_canadensis_v1, whole genome shotgun sequence genome window below encodes:
- the LOC122595439 gene encoding protein BPS1, chloroplastic-like codes for MSRSEGPHRPFLPIGNPFKMMMHKSSHQPSTVLTAYEKNLAERFRQLKPNNANDVITFSWMKSALGSICETLHDVRKLIVDLELPICSWDIKWVDMYLENSLNLLDFCSAYGTDIVRQRFGYVMLKCALRDLESDHPQKLMQASSSLHEWRQYQSRYDNSKLQDCCDIICKLEATLNLPKIKNIPKAKDLVRAMYGLKVQTMFIFSTCVAAFSTSPRPLVELQVPKLYLWQESFTDLQTVINGEIKIIYATAKFSPLKELRIIDQNVKKLYPLLHEGLGEVTQEVFDGYCSNLMESNEKFLSGLDELKSEMDHFFKVVVDGRMALLDNFQQQPPRCGIQQVRM; via the coding sequence ATGAGTCGATCAGAGGGACCTCACCGACCATTTCTTCCTATTGGGAATCCGTTTAAGATGATGATGCATAAAAGCTCTCATCAACCATCAACTGTACTAACTGCTTACGAAAAAAACTTAGCCGAAAGGTTTCGCCAATTGAAGCCAAATAATGCAAACGATGTCATCACCTTTTCATGGATGAAATCTGCATTAGGTTCCATTTGTGAAACACTTCATGACGTTAGAAAGCTAATTGTAGATTTGGAACTTCCGATATGTAGTTGGGATATCAAATGGGTTGATATGTACTTAGAAAACAGTTTGAACTTGCTCGATTTTTGCAGTGCTTATGGAACCGATATTGTTAGGCAACGATTTGGTTATGTTATGTTAAAATGTGCATTACGTGATTTGGAATCTGATCATCCACAAAAACTCATGCAAGCATCGTCTTCTCTTCATGAATGGAGGCAATATCAGAGTCGTTATGACAACTCCAAGTTACAAGATTGTTGTGACATAATATGCAAGCTTGAGGCGACACTCAACTTACCCAAGATCAAGAACATACCCAAAGCCAAGGACTTGGTCCGAGCCATGTATGGACTGAAGGTTCAAACGATGTTCATCTTCAGCACCTGTGTGGCTGCATTTTCAACTTCCCCTAGGCCTCTTGTAGAGTTGCAGGTACCAAAACTATACTTATGGCAAGAATCCTTTACCGATTTGCAGACTGTTATAAATGGTGAAATCAAGATCATATATGCTACCGCAAAGTTTTCTCCATTGAAAGAGCTTCGAATAATTGACCAAAATGTCAAGAAACTGTACCCGCTGCTTCATGAAGGCTTGGGTGAGGTTACACAGGAAGTTTTTGACGGGTATTGTTCCAATTTAATGGAAAGTAATGAGAAGTTTCTGAGCGGTTTAGATGAGCTAAAATCAGAAATGGATCATTTCTTCAAAGTAGTTGTAGACGGGCGAATGGCGTTGCTGGACAATTTCCAACAGCAGCCACCCAGGTGCGGCATCCAGCAGGTTAGAATGTGA